The genomic region CTGTGAAATTTAAGATTTAGCAAATAAGTATTTATAAGACTCTCTTTAGAATAGTGAAAGAGAAAATGGTGAGGAATGAATAGCATTGCCAACACCATACGATGTGCCCCCATCAATATTAATAGAACGATTAGCGGAGTATCTAAAAAACAATATTGATGTAATTGAGCCGCCTGAATGGGCACTATATGTTAAGACAGGTGTTCATGCGAGTAGGGCACCGCAGAATCCAGATTGGTGGTATATTCGGTGCGCATCCCTACTCAGAAAAATCTATATTGATGGACCCATAGGTGTGGAGCATTTACGTTCTGAG from Candidatus Bathyarchaeia archaeon harbors:
- a CDS encoding 30S ribosomal protein S19e; translation: MPTPYDVPPSILIERLAEYLKNNIDVIEPPEWALYVKTGVHASRAPQNPDWWYIRCASLLRKIYIDGPIGVEHLRSEYGGRKDRGTRPEHTRKGSGAIIRRALQQLEKAGLIETVKGRGRVITSEGRRLLDSLSAEIKRELEKINPSLSKY